The Halorussus gelatinilyticus genome contains the following window.
ACGTCGTCGGCGGCGGCCCGTACACCGGTGCCCCGGCGCTGGCCGCGCAGGCCGCGCTCCGTGCCGGCGCGAACCTCTCGTTCGTCGCCGCGCCCGGCCCGGTCGCGCCCCAGATACAGGGCTACGCCGAGGACCTCATCGTCCAGGCCTACGAGGGCGACCACCTCGCGCCCGAGCAGGTCCCCGACCTTGTGGAGACCGCCGAGAGCTACGACGACGTGGTGGTCCTCGGGCCGGGACTCGGCAACGCCGACGAGACCCTCGACGCGGCCGCGCAGTTCCTCGAATCGTTCTCCGGCCCGGCGGTCGTGGACGCCGACGCGCTCCCGGTCGTCCCCGAGGTCGAGACCGACGCGACGCTGGTCTGCACTCCCAACCGCAAGGAGTTGGCGAAGATGGGCGGTCCCGACGTCGAGTCGGCCGACGCGCTCCGCGAACACGCCGATGAAATCGAGAGCTTCGCCGCCGACCTCGGCCACGTCGTGCTGGCGAAGGCGAAAGACGACGTGATTACCGACGGCGAGCGGACCCGCGTCTCGCGGGCCGGAACCTCGGGCATGACCGTCGGCGGCACCGGCGACACGCTCGCGGGCACGACCGCCGGTCTACTGGCGGCCCACGACCCCTTCGAGTCGGCGTGCATGGCCGCGTACGCCAACGGCCGGGCCGCGGAACTGCTGGACGACGACCGCCGCGACGGCCTGCTCGCGTCGGACCTGCTCGATGCGCTCCCGCGCGCCATCTGGGGTGACGACGATGAGTGACGACGAGACCGAACTGACCCACACCGACGAGGAGGGCGAGGTCCAGATGGTGGACGTAGGCGACAAGCCCGACACCGCCCGCCGAGCGGTCGCGCGCGGCGCGATTCGCCTCCGGCCCGAGACCGTCGCGGCCGTCCGCGACGACGAGGTGAGCAAGGGCGACGTGCTGGCGACCGCCCGCGTCGGCGCGGTCCAAGCGGTCAAGCACACGTGGGAGACCATCCCGATGTGCCACCAGATTCCCATCACGAACGTCGAGACCGACTTCGAACTCGGCGACGAGCGCGTCACCCTCGACGTCGCGGTCAAGACCACGGGCAAGACCGGGTGCGAGATGGAGGCCTTGGAGGGCGTCACGACCGGCCTGAACGTGGTTTGGGACATGGTGAAGGCCGCCGAAAAGGACGCGGACGGCCAGTACCCCGACACCGGAATCGAGGACGTGCGCGTCGTCGAGAAGACGAAACGCGAACTGTAGTCAGGGCCCTCGGTCGTCGTCCCCGTTCACGTCGTCGCTGGTCTCGTCGTCCGCATTTTCTCGGCTCTCGTCGCTCGCGTCTTCTCGGCTTTCGTCGCGTACCGACGCGTCGGTCTCGAATTCGTCCTCGGACGTCTCGCGTTCGAGGTCGTCCAGCGTCTCTCGATACGTGACCTCCTCGTCGAGCGTGACGGCGAAGTCCGGCGGCGTGTCTTCGGTCGCGCGCCGCCAGCGATACACGTCGTACCAGTGAGCGAGACTCGTCGCCGCGAACAGGGCGACGACCAGCGCGGCCGCGGCGGTGGGTCCGATTACGTCGAAGGGGGCCACGTCGAACCGTATCAGCGCGAGGAGACCCGTCGAGACCGCCGTGACGAGGAGGTACACTTTGTACCACGGCAGTCGCGTCCGTGGGTTGTTGGCCAACAGGACGCCGACCGTCGGACCGCTCACGGTTCCCACCGCCCCGTCGGCCGCGCCGTCGTAAGTGACGAGGCCGTAGTCGGCCTGCACCGGAGCGTGACGCTCTCGGAGCGACGACGCCACTCGCTCGGCGAGTTCCGGCGTGACTTCGCCGGGCGTCGCGGCCCGCTCCAACGCCGCCACCTGTCGTGCGACCGCTTCGACGGCGACGGGACCGGACCGCTGGTGCAGGTAGTAGAGTGCATATCTGCGACGGCGATTGCGGACTTCCGCGGCGACCAGCCGTTCCCGAGGACGAGCGACGTCCGTCTGGAACCCCTCCGATTTCGGTCGCGAACCGTCGTCCGGAGGCGGGGCGTTCGACTCGCCGAGCGTAGTCCTCCTCTCGTGCCTGACTGACGGAGCGGCCCACTTTGTTATTGGCTCTGGTCGAACGCAGGCGATGAGACAATCGGAGATACGACGGGTGACATGGCCGTTACCGTCGACTACTGCCAGCGTAACGAGCGTTGCGCGAGCGGAAGGTGAACCGAACTCACGCCGAGAGCGCGCTCGCCAACTCCCCGGCCTTCGCTCTGGACTGCTCGACGATGGCGGGCCGGGCCTCGAAGTCCACGACCACCTCGTCGTCGGCGTAGGTCACGTCGTTGACCCGCGCGTGGTCGTGGACCCACGAGACGACGCTCATCGTGTCCTCGGTCATCGGCAGGACCAACTTCTCGCGCTCCCAGTCGGGGAGTTCGTCGTCGATGCGCTCGCGTAACCCGTTCAGATTGAGTTGCTCCTTGCCGGAGACCGCGATGGGGTCGGGCGCGAGCGCCGACAGCGCCTCGACCTTCTCGGCGAGTTCGTCGTCGCTCACGGCGTCTATCTTGTTCAGCACCGTCACGATGGGTGCCTCGTTGCGCTCGTAGAGCGTGTCGTGGCTGGTGACGAGTTTCTCGCGTATCTCCTCGACGGGTTCGCTCACGTCCACGACGAGCAACACGAGGTCGGCGTAGTACACCGCGTCGAGCGTGGACTTGAACGACTCGACCAGCCAGTGGGGCAGGTCGCTGATGAACCCGACCGTGTCGGTCAGGAGCACGTCGCGCCGGTCCATGTCCATCTTCCGAGTCGTCGTGCCGAGCGTCGTGAACAGGCGGTCTTGGGCCTCCGCCGTCGTGTCGAGGTCCGGGTGCAACTCCTCGTTCTCGCCCAACTCGATGTCGGCCGCGAGGCTCTGCATCAGCGTGGACTTCCCGGCGTTCGTGTAGCCGGCCATCGCCACGAGGTCGAACCCGGACTCGCGCCTGCGGTCCCGGCGGTCGGCCTCGGTCCGGGCGATGGAGTCGAGTTCGTCCTTGATGTTCGAAATCTGGTCTTTGATGTCCTGCTCGCGGCTCTCGTCGTACTCCCCCAGTCCCATGAACCCCGGCCGCTCGTCGCGCTTGGCGAGGCTGGTCTTGGCCTCCGCGCGGGGCAGTTCGTACCGGAGTTCGGCCAACTCGACCTGCAACTGTGCCTTCCGGGTCTGGGCACGCTGGCCGAAGATTTCGAGGATGAGCCTGAATCGGTCGATGACCTTCGTCTCCTCGGGGAACTGCTGGCCGAGGTTGTACGTCTGATACGGACCCAACTCGTTGTCGAAGATGACCACGTCCGCGCCGGTCTCGGCGACCGCGGCCCCGATTTCAGCGGCCTTCCCTTCGCCGACCTGTAGCGCCGGGTCCTCCTTTCGTGACTGGGTGAACTCCCCGGTTACCTCGTAGCCCGCGGCGCGGGCGAGGTCGCGTATCTCTTCGGTGTCTGGCGTGCCGGAATCGACTCGCTTGACGATTATCGCTTTCATAAGAACAGTTTTCGGGCGGCGTACGCGGCGTGGTGTGCGGCTTGCACGGTCTCGCGTTCGGCTATACTCTCGACGTACTTGAAACTCGGGCCGAGGAACTGTTCGACTTTCACTTCGGGTTCCTCGTAGAACTCGCCGCGCTCGGCGACGACGGGACCGTCGGGCGGTTCGGGCAGTTCCTCGACCGCGCTCGCGACGACGCGGGCGGCGTTCTCGAACGTGGGCGGGTTCTCGCTCGTGGCGAACCCCATCCCCTCGACGGACCGAAGTCGGTTCGTGCCGACGGCGGCGTACACCGCCGCCGCGACCATCAGGTACTCGCCGGACTCCTCGTGGCGACCGCTGATGTCGACGCCGACGACGGCGGCCTGGCGGGCGTTAGCCTCGCCGGGCCTTCACCTCGGTTCGCAGAGCCGCGTTGCCCATGTTCGGACGCTACGGTCCCCTTCCATTTCAATCATACGTCGGTCGGTGGTGTCCGCGGCGAACGGTCGACCCGACGGTCCGGGAGAACGAGTCGTTCTACGCGTCTCGGTCGTGGTTTAACGCGTTACCCGGCTTACCACAAGAGCCTTAAGCTATCAATGAGCCAGTCCCGACTATGCAACTCGACCCCCAGCAACTCGGACTCGAATTCGGGTCCGGAGCCGTCGTGGGCGGCGTCATCGGCTTCGCTGCGAAGAAGATAGCGAAGCTACTCGCCGTCATCGTCGGTCTCGAACTCGCCCTGTTCAAGTTCCTCGAGTCGCGCGGCATCCTCACCGTCGATTGGAACAAGCTCACCGCGGGCGTCCTGAAGGCGAGCGAGAGCGCCCAGAGCGGCGCGCCGCCGTCGTGGGTGACGACCATCCTCTCAACGCTCTCGGTCGGTGCCGGCTTCACCGGCGGCTTCATGCTCGGCTTCCGGAAGGGATAATCTAGACGTCGTACCGCTCGGCCGCGTCGCGCCGTCGGACGCCCTCCGCGGCGACGCTCGGCACGAACCGCTTCATCTTCGTCGTTCGATATTTCGCCAGTGCGAACGCGCCAACCGTCGCTACGACACCGAACAGCGGTCGCTGGGCTATCAGGAGCGTGTACCCGACCGCCACGGCGGACGCTATCGCCGCGAACCCCCAGAGGATAATTCGACGCTTCCGATACTCGTCTTCGTGGGCCGCGACGACTTCGGCGGCGCGTCCGGCCTCGACCGCTCTATACGCCGTCTCGCCGTCCGGTTGGTCGTACGCCAACACGTCTACGAGCGCCATCTTAGCGCGTGCTGAGTTCGTCCTCGTCCTTGATGATTCGGGTCTCGGCCTCGCCGCTGGTGTGTTCGTTCACGAGGTCGTAGAACTCGTTTTGCATCCCGGCGGGGAACGTGAGGACGCCGACCCAGCCGCCGTCGTTCTGCCACTCCTCGCGTTCGAGTTCGCCGAACTGGCGAATCTTCGCCTGCGCGCTCCCGGCGTAGTCGGCGGGCACCTGCACCGCGACGGTCACCTCGTCGAACCGGATGGGGATGACCGGCCGGAGCGCGTCGAGCGCCTCGTCTACCTGCGTCTCGACCGGTTCCATCGGGTCCACGCGGAAATCGGTCTCTTCCAGCGCGGACTCGATGCGCTCGGGCGGGTGGGGCGCGTTGTCCATCTGGGGGTTGACCGCGTTGCGCGTGATGCGGTTGACCAGATTCTTGTGCTTCTGCTCCTGCATCTCGCGGCGCTGCTCGGCCGTAATCTGAATCTCCCCGTCCTTGATGACCTCCGGGATGATTTCGAGCGGGTCGGTCGTCCCGAACACCTCTTCGAGCGCCGACTCGGCGGGTCGGTCGCCGCGACTCGCGTTCTCGAACACGTCCTCGGCGGCGATGACGTCCTCCAGTTCGCCGTCGAACTCGCCGCGCTTGATTTCGAGCGCCGCGTCGGGGTCTACCAGTACCTCGAACCGCTCACCGTGAGATTCGAGGCGAGCGGTCACCGCCTCTTCGAGTGGTATCATACCGAACGGTAGTCCCCGCCGGTTAAAAGAAGTATTGGACAGCGACGCGTCTCGCGGTCGAAACTGGCGGAGGATGGGGTCGCTCACTTCCCGAGAACGAGTGGCACGGCGGCAGTAGAGTTAACACGGCGGCGTGACACGTATCGCCAACGGTAGGCGACCGATGACCCGCTAACTTCTCCCGACCGGCGCTCGCCCCCGGTCAGTCGTCAGTATCGCTTCCCAACCCACCCGACAGCCACACCACAGCCATGAGTCTACCAGCCAGAGACGACGTGAACCCCGAGTACCGATTCGACCTGACCCGCATCTTCGAGACACCCGCCGAGTGGGAGGCGGCCGCGACGGCGCTCCGTGAGGACCTCGATGCGCTCGAATCCCGCACCGAGGAGTCGCTCGAAACCCCGGCCGACCTCCGGGTGCTCCTCGAACGCGTCGAGGACTGCTACCGCCGGAAACAGCGCCTCGACCTCTACGCCACGCTCTACGAGAACGTCAACACCGGGGCGGAGACGGCCGGGAACCTTCAGCGGCGCTTCCGTGACCTCGAATCCGAGTTCGAACCGGTCGTCGCGGCCGTCAAGCGCCGCCTCCGCGAGACCGACGACCAACTCCTCGACTCGCTCCTTGCCGAGTTGGACGACTATCGCCGGTACGCCGAGAGCCTGCGCGAGCAGGCGGGCCGAGTTCGGTCGTCCGACGCCGAGGACGCCATCGCGGCCGATAGCGAAGTCCGCTCGGCCCCGACCAGAATCATCGAGGCCGTCACGACCGAGGACTTCGACCCGCCGAGCGTCGAGCGCCCCGATGGAGAACAGGTTGCGCTTCGATACGGCAACTTCCGCGACGAGCTTTCGCACCCGAACCGTGAGTACCGCAAGCGGGTGTACGAGGCGTATCGGGGCGAGATGGACCGCTTCGAGCACGTCCTCTCGCGGGCGTACGCCGAGAAGTTGGCGGCCGCCAGCGCCGAAGTCGAGGTCCGGGGCTACGACTCCGTCCGAGACCGGGACTTCCGCGGGACCTACCCCGAGACCGGACTAGAGCCGCGCCTGCCCGGCGAGGTCCACGACGCGATGCTCGACGCGGTCCGAGACAACCTCGGGCCGTTCCACCGGTCGCAGGAGATTCGCCGCGAGCGGTTGGGCGTCGAAACCCTCCGGCCGTGGGACCTGTCGGTGTCGATTGCGGACGCGCCGGAACCGGAGATTCCCTACGAGAAGGCCACCGAGTACATTCTGTCCGCGCTCGCGCCCCTCGGCGACGACTACGTGGCCCGCACCCGGTCGTTCTTCGAGGACCGGCGCATCGACGTGTACCCGACGCAGGACAAGCGCACGGACATCCCAGCCTACTGCCCGTCGTCGGCGGCGGACGGCGCGTTCGTGCTGGCGAACTACCGCGAGGACGTGTGGTCGATGTCGGTGGTCGCCCACGAACTCGGTCACGCGCTCAACGTCTCTTACCATCGCGAGGGACCGACCCGGTACGCGACCTGTCCGACCGCAATCTGCGAGATTCCGTCGATTCTCCACGAGATTCTGCTGGCCGAACACTGGTTCGACCGGGGCGGCGCGCTCGCCGACCACGCGAAGAACCGACTGCTGGAGGTGCTTGGCGGCAACTTCTACGGGTCGGCGATGGGTTCGGCGTTCGACCACCGCCTCGCCACTGCGGTCGAAGACGGCGAGGACTTGTCGGCCGAACGCATCCGCGAGGTCTACGCCGACCTCCTCGCGGAGTTCCGGCCCGCCGTCGAGTATGCCGACCGCGCCGGGAGAGACTGGCTCGGCAGGGGGATGCGCGACCCCTACAGCAGTTTCCAGTACGTCCTCGGCGCGACGGGCGCGCTAGTGGTCCGCAACCGACTTCGCGAGGGGAGTCTGACTCCGGCGGAGTACCGCGATTTCCTCCGGCAGACGGGGCGGCGCGACCTGCCGGACCAGTTCGACGCGCTCGGCATCGACGTGACGAGCGCCGAACCGTACGAGCGGGCCGCTGAGACGTTCGCGGGGTATCTGGACGAGTTCTGACGGTCGTTACTGGACGCGCCGCGATTCGACTTCTGGCCCGGCTCTCGCTGGCGTCTTGCCGAACGGAGTGGGGCGAGGCTCGTGGGAGCGTGCCTCCCACGGCGGACTCTCGCGGTCTGCCATCGTCACGCGAGGTCTACGGTCGCGGTGCTGTACGGTTTCCGTGTCTCGTCTTGAACCACTAAGATCGGCTAAAGGAAATATATAATTATCCCTAGAGTGGGTAAATATTTCTAAAAGACCACTAGGGCGTATTTCATTACTCCTCCTGTGCGGCGAACTCGACCAGCGTCAGGTCCCGGTCGAGCATGCAGTAGTCGTGGGGCGGGTCGCCCAGAATCTCCGTAATCTGGTAGTCCTCGTCGAACTCCGCGCCGTTGGGTTCGCAGAACTCGTGGCTCGGACACTCCGTGTGCGGACACGGGCCGGCGAGACTGGCCTTGCTGCCGGCGTAGGCGTTCTTCGCCGGGACGTTGGCCTTGACGCCGACCGGTTCGACTTCGACGGCCGTGACGCCGGTGTCGTGGACGGCGCACTCTAGCGTCTGGGCACCCTCGCGCACGTCGTTGACGCGGTAGCGCACGCCCTCCGAGAGGTTGAGACACTGGTCGCGGTACGGACACCCCTCGCAGGCCGAGGAGGCCCCCTGATAGACGAACTCCTGTCCGGGGTCGGCGAGGCGGGTTCCGATGAGGCTGATGGTAGACATATGAACCGATATGGGAGCCTCGCGGTTAAGCGTCTCGTCCTCTTTCCGGGTCGGAGCGGTCCGTCAGGTCGTCCAGTTCGTCCAGATACTCCTCGCGCGGCATCTGATACGCGCCGCGGTAGTCCAGTTCGCCACGGACGAACTCGGCCGCGAGTTCGCGGGCACCCTCGACGGCCGCCGCTCGCGTGTCGTACGTGCGTGCGGGGACGAGTTCGACTTCCGGTTCGAGGAAGAACTCGACGCGCCAGACGTTCGTGCGGCCGTACTCGGCTTCCGCGGCCGGACGGTTGGCCTGCCCCGCCGCGACGTACAGCGTCGGCATGCACGCCGGGGGGAACTGGTCGGCGTCGAACACGTCCGGGCGGTAGGCGAAGATCGCCCGCCCGCCGGGTTCGTCGTTCCAGACCGTCCACCCCTCGGGCAGGTCGGGGTCCGAGTCGCTGGACGCAGGAGAGTCGGCGTCGGCGGGCGAATCGTCGCCGGTGTCGCTCGGCGAGTCCGGTGGGTCGCTCATAATCGACGGTTCGGTCCTGAGGAGTAAGGGACTGCCGGTTACGACCGGGTGACGGCCCTCTCCCGCGACGGTACTCGAAAGACGGACGTGCAATCGAGCGTCGTGAGCGGGGCAGTAGCGGTCGCCCGCGTCGGGTATCCTCTCCGAGCGGACCACGCCGACCGCGTTCCGGGCCGGCGTCGAGACGGTGCCGGCCGTACTCCGGTTACTGTTCGAAATCCGGACCGACGTTCTCGGGTCGACGCCGTGCTTTTTGGCCGTGACGACGGCGAACGCGACCGTCCGGGAGAGACGTGTCGAGAATCCGGGAGTCGGAGCGGTCGAATCCGACTTAAAGCTGAAATCTGTTACCACATCCCAAGAGAGGGAGGACGGCGCTCTCTCGCGTCAGTCGTCGCCTTCAATGTCGTTAATTCAGCTTAAGTCATAGTTGGAACGAGCCAACAATTATATATCGCTTCATCCCATCTATTAAATAGTATCGGTGGTACCGACCCACGCGGTACTCGATAACACCTACCAATACCCATTCACGTCCGCCCGAACCCTGTCGCCCTCCGACGTAGCGTCGCAGTGAATGTGGTGTGAGGATAGCACGCACATGAACGGCCAGCACGCGAGCGTCCCGCGCGAGAGCGGGACCGAAGGGGTTGGAAGGGGCATCTGGCATCGGGAGTGCCGGGGTTGCCGAAAACTGTCAGT
Protein-coding sequences here:
- a CDS encoding ribosome assembly factor SBDS, which gives rise to MIPLEEAVTARLESHGERFEVLVDPDAALEIKRGEFDGELEDVIAAEDVFENASRGDRPAESALEEVFGTTDPLEIIPEVIKDGEIQITAEQRREMQEQKHKNLVNRITRNAVNPQMDNAPHPPERIESALEETDFRVDPMEPVETQVDEALDALRPVIPIRFDEVTVAVQVPADYAGSAQAKIRQFGELEREEWQNDGGWVGVLTFPAGMQNEFYDLVNEHTSGEAETRIIKDEDELSTR
- a CDS encoding M3 family oligoendopeptidase, with the protein product MSLPARDDVNPEYRFDLTRIFETPAEWEAAATALREDLDALESRTEESLETPADLRVLLERVEDCYRRKQRLDLYATLYENVNTGAETAGNLQRRFRDLESEFEPVVAAVKRRLRETDDQLLDSLLAELDDYRRYAESLREQAGRVRSSDAEDAIAADSEVRSAPTRIIEAVTTEDFDPPSVERPDGEQVALRYGNFRDELSHPNREYRKRVYEAYRGEMDRFEHVLSRAYAEKLAAASAEVEVRGYDSVRDRDFRGTYPETGLEPRLPGEVHDAMLDAVRDNLGPFHRSQEIRRERLGVETLRPWDLSVSIADAPEPEIPYEKATEYILSALAPLGDDYVARTRSFFEDRRIDVYPTQDKRTDIPAYCPSSAADGAFVLANYREDVWSMSVVAHELGHALNVSYHREGPTRYATCPTAICEIPSILHEILLAEHWFDRGGALADHAKNRLLEVLGGNFYGSAMGSAFDHRLATAVEDGEDLSAERIREVYADLLAEFRPAVEYADRAGRDWLGRGMRDPYSSFQYVLGATGALVVRNRLREGSLTPAEYRDFLRQTGRRDLPDQFDALGIDVTSAEPYERAAETFAGYLDEF
- a CDS encoding DUF2209 family protein — protein: MSGRHEESGEYLMVAAAVYAAVGTNRLRSVEGMGFATSENPPTFENAARVVASAVEELPEPPDGPVVAERGEFYEEPEVKVEQFLGPSFKYVESIAERETVQAAHHAAYAARKLFL
- the moaC gene encoding cyclic pyranopterin monophosphate synthase MoaC, translating into MSDDETELTHTDEEGEVQMVDVGDKPDTARRAVARGAIRLRPETVAAVRDDEVSKGDVLATARVGAVQAVKHTWETIPMCHQIPITNVETDFELGDERVTLDVAVKTTGKTGCEMEALEGVTTGLNVVWDMVKAAEKDADGQYPDTGIEDVRVVEKTKREL
- a CDS encoding DUF5820 family protein, whose amino-acid sequence is MSDPPDSPSDTGDDSPADADSPASSDSDPDLPEGWTVWNDEPGGRAIFAYRPDVFDADQFPPACMPTLYVAAGQANRPAAEAEYGRTNVWRVEFFLEPEVELVPARTYDTRAAAVEGARELAAEFVRGELDYRGAYQMPREEYLDELDDLTDRSDPERGRDA
- a CDS encoding FUN14 domain-containing protein; its protein translation is MQLDPQQLGLEFGSGAVVGGVIGFAAKKIAKLLAVIVGLELALFKFLESRGILTVDWNKLTAGVLKASESAQSGAPPSWVTTILSTLSVGAGFTGGFMLGFRKG
- a CDS encoding UPF0179 family protein, which produces MSTISLIGTRLADPGQEFVYQGASSACEGCPYRDQCLNLSEGVRYRVNDVREGAQTLECAVHDTGVTAVEVEPVGVKANVPAKNAYAGSKASLAGPCPHTECPSHEFCEPNGAEFDEDYQITEILGDPPHDYCMLDRDLTLVEFAAQEE
- a CDS encoding NAD(P)H-hydrate epimerase, coding for MITSERMAQVDANAAALGVPRKQLMESSGNAVAREVRAVADPGARVAVVAGRGNNGGDGFVAVRFLDDYDTSVHLLGREETIATDIARENWAALRQGDYRTETVTDSRDFELPDCDVIVDAMLGTGVTGALREPEATVAERINESEATVVAVDVPSGVNADTGEAEGTAVSADRVVTFHDRKPGLDSLDAEVTVADIGIPAAAEEFVGPGDMRPVRRGSGAEDARAYVVGGGPYTGAPALAAQAALRAGANLSFVAAPGPVAPQIQGYAEDLIVQAYEGDHLAPEQVPDLVETAESYDDVVVLGPGLGNADETLDAAAQFLESFSGPAVVDADALPVVPEVETDATLVCTPNRKELAKMGGPDVESADALREHADEIESFAADLGHVVLAKAKDDVITDGERTRVSRAGTSGMTVGGTGDTLAGTTAGLLAAHDPFESACMAAYANGRAAELLDDDRRDGLLASDLLDALPRAIWGDDDE
- a CDS encoding DUF7344 domain-containing protein, whose product is MAVVDGNGHVTRRISDCLIACVRPEPITKWAAPSVRHERRTTLGESNAPPPDDGSRPKSEGFQTDVARPRERLVAAEVRNRRRRYALYYLHQRSGPVAVEAVARQVAALERAATPGEVTPELAERVASSLRERHAPVQADYGLVTYDGAADGAVGTVSGPTVGVLLANNPRTRLPWYKVYLLVTAVSTGLLALIRFDVAPFDVIGPTAAAALVVALFAATSLAHWYDVYRWRRATEDTPPDFAVTLDEEVTYRETLDDLERETSEDEFETDASVRDESREDASDESRENADDETSDDVNGDDDRGP
- the hflX gene encoding GTPase HflX, with amino-acid sequence MKAIIVKRVDSGTPDTEEIRDLARAAGYEVTGEFTQSRKEDPALQVGEGKAAEIGAAVAETGADVVIFDNELGPYQTYNLGQQFPEETKVIDRFRLILEIFGQRAQTRKAQLQVELAELRYELPRAEAKTSLAKRDERPGFMGLGEYDESREQDIKDQISNIKDELDSIARTEADRRDRRRESGFDLVAMAGYTNAGKSTLMQSLAADIELGENEELHPDLDTTAEAQDRLFTTLGTTTRKMDMDRRDVLLTDTVGFISDLPHWLVESFKSTLDAVYYADLVLLVVDVSEPVEEIREKLVTSHDTLYERNEAPIVTVLNKIDAVSDDELAEKVEALSALAPDPIAVSGKEQLNLNGLRERIDDELPDWEREKLVLPMTEDTMSVVSWVHDHARVNDVTYADDEVVVDFEARPAIVEQSRAKAGELASALSA